One region of Mucilaginibacter sp. 14171R-50 genomic DNA includes:
- a CDS encoding VOC family protein, whose translation MSNLISMNNMGIVVESLDQAIAFFEEIGLKLEGRTHVAGEWAGRVTGLGDQNVEIAMMVTPDGHSRLELSRFIKPDTIADHRRAPVNALGYLRVMFQVNGIDELVERLLKQGAELVGEIMQYENTYRLCYIRGTEGILVGLAEQLG comes from the coding sequence ATGAGCAATTTAATCAGCATGAATAATATGGGCATCGTGGTGGAATCCCTCGATCAGGCCATTGCATTTTTTGAGGAGATCGGTTTGAAGCTGGAAGGCCGCACCCATGTGGCCGGCGAATGGGCCGGGCGCGTGACCGGGCTGGGTGACCAGAACGTGGAGATCGCGATGATGGTGACTCCGGACGGGCATAGCCGCCTAGAGCTTTCCCGGTTTATCAAACCTGACACGATCGCAGATCACAGGCGAGCCCCGGTTAATGCGCTGGGCTACCTGCGCGTAATGTTCCAGGTCAATGGCATCGACGAACTGGTTGAGCGGCTATTGAAGCAGGGCGCTGAACTGGTGGGCGAAATTATGCAATATGAAAATACGTACCGGCTATGTTACATTCGCGGAACGGAGGGTATTCTTGTCGGACTGGCTGAACAACTTGGGTGA
- a CDS encoding HRDC domain-containing protein, with protein METNPAMQLASDYLATTNTVVFLTGKAGTGKTTFLQNLRQSSAKKLAVIAPTGVAAINAGGMTIHSFFQFSFAPVIPGTMGQESFYSAEKRQLLQNLELLIIDEISMVRPDVLDQIDVTLRTIRRSAHPFGGVQLLLIGDLSQLSPIVREEEWGVLRPYYATPYFFSSQVLRKAPFVRIELDHVYRQKEQIFVDILNEVRHQTLSTESLDRLNERYIPDFRPEDEYITLTTHNSIAQQINSERLENLPGQAQEFNATIRGDFPKDAYPTETSLKLKAGAQVMFVKNDNSAEKRFYNGKIGTITQIIDQTVIVRCGIDQEILVEPLEWTNVKYETEAEAIKETNAGSFAQIPLKLAWAITIHKSQGLTFDKAIIDVSESFAHGQAYVALSRCRSLSGMVLRNPIAAHNIIGDPVVIRFNEQTEVIKPDVQTLKRDQERYQLYLFSELFNFLPLQAKLKDFETLWPAFSTDILSIAEKFSRQLSLERSIQAAAYFLEKLVGAVENLHRQLPLFIGDSKAKAAKADQLMVWLINRIQLLQHFAGNAFTTEAYQALNQNQAKIHDRSYLKALNAIPNEVLYEQILAWRETQAATDKVMPNMVLSEKTAAAIAEKLPATLKALGAIKGVGQHKATQYGTALIGLIRVYQGGGHEQSSLF; from the coding sequence ATGGAAACTAATCCGGCAATGCAATTAGCCAGCGATTACCTGGCTACGACCAACACGGTGGTGTTTCTAACCGGTAAGGCCGGTACGGGCAAGACTACCTTTTTACAAAATCTGCGGCAAAGTTCTGCCAAGAAACTGGCTGTCATCGCGCCGACCGGCGTCGCAGCGATCAATGCAGGCGGGATGACCATTCATTCCTTTTTTCAGTTTTCCTTCGCGCCGGTTATTCCGGGTACGATGGGACAGGAAAGTTTTTATAGCGCCGAAAAACGGCAACTACTACAAAACCTGGAGTTACTAATCATTGATGAGATCAGTATGGTCAGGCCCGATGTGCTCGACCAGATCGATGTGACGCTGCGCACCATCCGGCGTTCGGCCCATCCTTTCGGCGGTGTGCAATTACTATTGATCGGTGACCTGTCCCAATTGAGCCCGATCGTACGGGAGGAGGAGTGGGGCGTTCTTCGGCCTTACTATGCCACGCCATATTTTTTCAGCAGCCAGGTTTTGCGGAAAGCACCATTCGTGCGGATAGAACTGGACCATGTCTACCGCCAAAAAGAACAGATATTCGTTGATATCCTGAACGAGGTTCGCCATCAAACGCTGAGTACCGAAAGCCTGGATCGTTTGAATGAGCGCTATATTCCTGATTTCAGACCCGAGGACGAATACATCACCTTAACAACTCATAATAGTATCGCTCAGCAGATCAATAGCGAAAGATTGGAGAACTTGCCCGGGCAGGCGCAGGAGTTTAACGCGACGATCCGCGGTGATTTTCCAAAGGACGCTTACCCAACCGAAACCAGCCTGAAGCTTAAGGCTGGCGCCCAGGTCATGTTCGTCAAAAACGATAACTCTGCCGAAAAACGGTTTTACAATGGCAAGATCGGCACCATTACCCAAATAATTGATCAAACGGTGATAGTGCGCTGTGGTATTGATCAGGAAATTTTGGTAGAACCATTGGAATGGACGAACGTCAAATATGAAACCGAGGCAGAAGCGATCAAAGAAACCAACGCCGGCAGCTTTGCCCAAATCCCGCTTAAACTGGCGTGGGCCATTACCATTCATAAAAGCCAGGGTTTAACCTTCGATAAGGCCATTATTGATGTTTCGGAGTCTTTTGCCCACGGACAGGCCTATGTGGCGCTCAGCCGCTGCCGCAGTTTATCGGGCATGGTACTGCGTAATCCGATTGCGGCGCACAACATCATCGGCGACCCGGTAGTCATTCGTTTTAACGAACAAACGGAAGTCATTAAGCCCGATGTGCAAACCTTAAAACGCGATCAGGAACGTTACCAACTTTATTTGTTCAGCGAACTCTTTAATTTTTTACCACTACAGGCGAAACTGAAAGACTTTGAAACGCTATGGCCGGCCTTTTCAACTGATATCCTAAGCATCGCTGAAAAATTCAGCCGACAATTAAGCCTGGAACGCAGCATTCAGGCCGCTGCCTACTTTTTAGAGAAATTGGTCGGCGCCGTCGAAAATTTACACCGCCAATTACCCTTGTTTATTGGCGATTCCAAAGCCAAAGCCGCAAAGGCCGATCAACTCATGGTCTGGTTAATCAACCGCATTCAGCTATTGCAACACTTCGCCGGCAACGCATTTACAACCGAAGCTTACCAGGCGTTAAATCAAAACCAAGCAAAAATCCATGACCGCTCTTATCTCAAAGCACTCAATGCGATACCCAATGAAGTGCTTTATGAACAGATTTTAGCCTGGCGGGAAACCCAGGCGGCTACAGATAAGGTAATGCCTAATATGGTGTTATCCGAAAAAACCGCCGCCGCCATCGCCGAAAAATTACCCGCTACCTTAAAAGCCCTTGGTGCCATCAAAGGCGTTGGCCAGCACAAAGCGACACAATATGGAACGGCATTGATCGGGCTGATCCGGGTTTATCAAGGTGGTGGTCATGAACAATCCAGCTTGTTCTAA
- a CDS encoding Arm DNA-binding domain-containing protein, translating into MRTSQSLGVHFTVKKDKVKEDGQTKVYASITINKEKVIIALPFFVNFEAWDKGYGCVKVKLPEAKEANVYLEHVKFTILKEKKTPLNAYPRDRLSLIKDSAF; encoded by the coding sequence ATGAGAACATCACAGTCACTTGGTGTACACTTCACCGTAAAAAAGGACAAAGTAAAAGAGGACGGCCAAACTAAGGTCTACGCCTCTATTACCATTAACAAAGAGAAGGTGATCATCGCCCTGCCGTTCTTCGTCAATTTTGAAGCCTGGGACAAAGGGTACGGTTGTGTCAAGGTAAAGCTGCCCGAAGCAAAGGAAGCTAACGTATACTTAGAGCACGTCAAATTTACCATCCTCAAAGAGAAAAAAACACCACTGAATGCGTATCCACGAGATCGACTAAGCCTGATAAAAGATTCAGCATTTTAG